Proteins from a single region of Streptomyces sp. TN58:
- a CDS encoding NUDIX hydrolase gives MSPDPAAGRRPRQVSRVILLDPADRILLLHGFEPADPSDDWWFTPGGGLEGTETREQAALRELAEETGITEVELGPVLWHRYCSFPFDGRRWEQDEWYFLARTSRTTTWMGGLTELERRSVTGARWWTSEELLTARETVYPTKLAELLRTLLDEGPPGAPVVLAPEIV, from the coding sequence GTGTCGCCTGACCCGGCGGCCGGGCGCCGCCCCCGCCAGGTGTCCCGGGTGATCCTGCTCGATCCGGCGGACCGGATCCTGCTGCTGCACGGCTTCGAACCGGCCGACCCCTCGGACGACTGGTGGTTCACCCCCGGCGGCGGACTGGAGGGGACGGAGACCCGGGAGCAGGCCGCGCTGCGCGAGCTGGCCGAAGAGACCGGGATCACCGAGGTGGAGCTGGGGCCGGTGCTGTGGCACCGCTACTGCTCCTTCCCCTTCGACGGCCGGCGCTGGGAGCAGGACGAGTGGTACTTCCTGGCCCGGACCAGCCGGACCACGACCTGGATGGGCGGCCTGACCGAGCTGGAGCGGCGCAGCGTCACCGGAGCCAGGTGGTGGACCTCCGAGGAACTTCTCACGGCACGTGAGACGGTGTACCCGACCAAGCTCGCCGAGCTGCTCCGCACGCTGCTCGACGAGGGTCCTCCGGGTGCCCCGGTGGTCCTGGCCCCGGAAATCGTCTAG
- a CDS encoding DUF2469 domain-containing protein, with translation MSAEDLEKYETEMELKLYREYRDVVGLFKYVIETERRFYLTNDYEMQVHSVQGEVFFEVSMADAWVWDMYRPARFVKQVRVLTFKDVNIEELNKSDLELPGS, from the coding sequence ATGAGTGCCGAGGACCTCGAAAAGTACGAGACCGAGATGGAGCTGAAGCTCTATCGGGAGTACCGCGACGTCGTCGGGCTGTTCAAGTACGTGATCGAGACCGAACGCCGTTTCTACCTCACCAACGACTACGAGATGCAGGTGCACTCCGTCCAGGGCGAGGTCTTCTTCGAGGTCTCCATGGCCGACGCCTGGGTCTGGGACATGTACCGGCCGGCCCGCTTCGTCAAGCAGGTCCGGGTGCTGACCTTCAAGGACGTGAACATCGAGGAGCTCAACAAGAGCGATCTCGAACTGCCGGGCAGCTGA